A single genomic interval of Bradyrhizobium japonicum USDA 6 harbors:
- a CDS encoding glycosyltransferase, translating into MITAEDVLDLPATSRVVPAPRLPLPAGSTTSVSVVIPAKNVAAYIGETLASALAQGEITEVIVVDDGSSDATTAIVRAIRDPRLRLMTNDSAGVSAARNLGARYASGEWLLFLDADDRLRPGAVAALLAAARAAPRAVLVYGDYNTIDSEGRQIGRRGLLKGRRKPSGDVLARLAAGNFIVNGGIALARAEAFRAIGGFDTSLRYCEDWHCWCRLAAIGEFEFAPKLLLDYRLHTANTMNAAVRTPKDFFPAIARVFDDGLILARLPEGTAAGLRQAAEVHLVTYSAMQAVRFGRYRDALAYLGMVGRRSLKALPRAAVRVTLACLGI; encoded by the coding sequence CTGATCACCGCCGAAGATGTTCTCGATTTACCGGCGACCTCGCGCGTCGTTCCGGCGCCGCGTCTCCCGCTGCCGGCCGGCTCGACCACATCGGTGTCCGTCGTCATTCCCGCCAAGAACGTTGCAGCCTATATCGGCGAAACCCTCGCCAGCGCACTGGCGCAAGGCGAGATCACCGAAGTGATCGTCGTCGACGACGGCTCGAGCGACGCCACCACGGCCATCGTCCGCGCCATTCGTGATCCGCGGCTGCGCCTGATGACCAACGACTCCGCCGGCGTATCCGCCGCGCGCAATCTCGGCGCACGATATGCGAGCGGCGAATGGCTGCTCTTCCTCGATGCCGACGACCGCCTGCGCCCCGGCGCGGTGGCGGCGCTGCTGGCAGCGGCCCGCGCCGCTCCGCGCGCGGTTCTCGTCTACGGCGACTACAACACGATCGACAGCGAGGGACGGCAGATCGGCCGACGGGGCCTACTGAAGGGACGCCGCAAACCGTCCGGCGACGTGCTAGCGCGGCTCGCGGCCGGCAATTTCATCGTCAATGGCGGCATCGCGCTCGCACGTGCGGAGGCCTTCCGCGCCATCGGCGGCTTCGACACGTCCCTCAGATATTGCGAGGACTGGCATTGCTGGTGCCGCCTCGCCGCTATCGGCGAGTTCGAGTTCGCACCAAAGCTCCTGCTCGACTATCGCCTGCACACCGCCAACACCATGAATGCGGCCGTGCGGACGCCGAAGGACTTCTTCCCCGCGATCGCGCGGGTGTTCGACGATGGGCTGATCCTGGCGAGACTGCCCGAGGGCACGGCGGCCGGGCTGCGCCAGGCCGCCGAGGTCCATCTCGTTACCTATTCGGCGATGCAGGCGGTCCGCTTCGGCCGATATCGCGACGCCTTGGCTTATCTCGGGATGGTCGGCCGGCGCTCGCTCAAAGCGCTGCCGCGCGCCGCGGTCAGGGTCACCCTCGCCTGTTTGGGCATCTGA
- a CDS encoding glycosyltransferase codes for MPAKTFEHDPDAIVLNLFYEDKDDRWFPGDRHLRRMARRMLLGEPRMSGQLRVFLNLCAGLDRLGIRYRVNDYGYIAQHPDELACIIGRTFLLDKFAWKNPILLGVAAHNHPLDDPDLFKRLPVKKVVVPGPWYVDMYRPYWPDTEAWPIGIDTDLWAPSPPSQKTVDVLIYDKVHWDRERYAPELIEPVRARLLKEGRSFTELRYGSYKEEDYQAALARSRAMIFLCQNESQGIAYQQALSCGVPVFAWDPGGPWRDPDYYPHRVQFAPVSSVPYWDDRCGAKFIDIAGFEAGWDSFWAGCTADAFDPRGFVLDNLTLEQRALQYYEIARSIVRPQAATQASGLLVDGCLTRMG; via the coding sequence GTGCCCGCAAAGACGTTCGAACACGACCCCGATGCCATCGTCCTCAACCTCTTCTACGAGGACAAGGACGATCGCTGGTTTCCCGGCGACCGGCATCTGCGGCGCATGGCGCGCCGGATGCTGCTCGGCGAGCCGCGCATGAGCGGGCAGCTTCGCGTGTTCCTCAATCTCTGCGCAGGGCTCGACCGGCTCGGCATCCGCTACCGCGTCAACGACTACGGCTACATCGCGCAGCATCCCGACGAGCTTGCCTGCATCATCGGCCGCACCTTCCTGCTCGACAAGTTCGCGTGGAAGAATCCGATCCTGCTCGGCGTCGCCGCCCACAATCATCCGCTGGACGACCCTGATCTGTTCAAGCGGCTGCCGGTGAAGAAGGTCGTGGTGCCCGGCCCTTGGTATGTCGACATGTACCGGCCGTACTGGCCCGACACCGAGGCCTGGCCGATCGGCATCGACACGGATCTCTGGGCACCGTCGCCGCCGTCGCAAAAGACCGTCGACGTCCTGATCTACGACAAGGTCCATTGGGACCGAGAGCGCTATGCGCCGGAGCTGATCGAGCCGGTCCGCGCCCGCCTGCTCAAGGAGGGCCGCTCGTTCACGGAATTGCGCTACGGCAGCTACAAGGAAGAAGACTATCAGGCCGCGCTGGCGCGCTCGCGCGCGATGATCTTCCTGTGCCAGAACGAGAGCCAGGGCATCGCCTATCAGCAGGCTCTGTCTTGCGGCGTGCCGGTGTTCGCTTGGGATCCCGGCGGCCCGTGGCGCGACCCGGATTATTATCCCCACCGCGTCCAGTTCGCGCCGGTGTCGTCGGTGCCGTATTGGGATGACCGCTGCGGTGCCAAGTTCATCGACATCGCGGGGTTCGAGGCGGGCTGGGACAGTTTCTGGGCCGGGTGCACCGCTGATGCGTTCGATCCGCGCGGCTTCGTGCTCGACAATCTCACGCTGGAGCAGCGCGCGCTGCAATATTACGAGATCGCGCGCAGCATCGTGCGCCCGCAGGCGGCAACGCAGGCCTCGGGCCTATTGGTTGACGGATGCTTAACAAGGATGGGCTAG